A single region of the Pirellulales bacterium genome encodes:
- a CDS encoding lipopolysaccharide biosynthesis protein, which produces MSSYAGDSLTSGLDAESFATGTIVEAPATVSCAVAEHESTASAVEPASPEIRVHGLAESMLIMLALMVVQRGIGFIRGILFCRWLPVEELGQWDLAYDFLLMAGPIAVLALPGCFGRYVEYYRQRDQLRTFLCRLALVCGLLAAAAVATVMLAAPWFARLFFGNEQFVTLTLVWAGTLGIAVVYNFFTELFMALRQSRLTAMMQFVNGLTFATVSLLLVILWKPSATVVLIGFATACVVSVGVGLLWLRATWRALPAREAPLSAAGLWGKILPFVIWVWVSNWLTNLFGLAARYMIIHFSGMPSEIALQQVGEYHASRIVPLLLETIAFMLSGILTPYLSHDWEAGRFREVSARSNLSIKLSSLGLMVGGLGILLMSGPLFEIAFENKYALGKAILPMTLAYCCWFGLTTIVQSYLWCAERARQGSLALLAGLVVNVVLNFAWLPVYGLWGAVLATFIGNFITLSLVYSFALLHRLSFDPGTAILLAAPGVFALGVWPTLAVLLGLAIAIACGKLVRRDEQAQLIAFARQYLDRVPYLRRSLTNPS; this is translated from the coding sequence TTGAGCTCCTACGCCGGCGATTCTCTCACCAGCGGTCTCGACGCTGAAAGTTTTGCGACCGGTACGATCGTCGAAGCGCCGGCGACGGTCTCCTGCGCCGTCGCCGAGCACGAATCGACGGCGTCCGCCGTTGAGCCTGCCTCGCCCGAGATTCGCGTGCATGGCCTGGCCGAGAGCATGTTGATCATGCTCGCGTTGATGGTCGTGCAGCGCGGCATCGGCTTCATTCGCGGCATCCTCTTCTGCCGCTGGCTGCCGGTCGAAGAACTGGGGCAGTGGGACCTGGCCTACGACTTTCTGCTGATGGCGGGGCCGATTGCCGTTTTGGCGCTGCCCGGCTGCTTTGGTCGTTACGTCGAATACTACCGCCAGCGTGATCAGTTGCGGACGTTTCTTTGCCGCCTGGCACTCGTGTGCGGCTTGTTGGCCGCGGCCGCTGTCGCCACGGTGATGCTGGCCGCCCCGTGGTTTGCCCGCTTGTTCTTCGGCAACGAGCAGTTCGTGACGCTGACGCTCGTGTGGGCTGGCACGCTTGGCATCGCCGTCGTGTACAACTTCTTCACCGAGCTGTTCATGGCCCTGCGGCAATCGCGCCTCACGGCGATGATGCAATTCGTCAATGGATTGACGTTCGCCACGGTGAGCCTCTTGCTCGTGATCCTCTGGAAACCCTCGGCCACCGTGGTGCTCATAGGGTTTGCCACGGCCTGCGTGGTCTCGGTCGGGGTGGGCCTGCTGTGGCTGCGCGCGACCTGGCGCGCCTTGCCCGCCCGCGAAGCCCCCCTCTCGGCCGCGGGCCTGTGGGGCAAGATTCTCCCCTTCGTCATCTGGGTATGGGTCAGCAATTGGCTCACCAACCTGTTCGGTCTGGCCGCCCGTTACATGATCATCCATTTCAGCGGCATGCCCAGCGAGATCGCGCTGCAACAAGTGGGCGAGTACCACGCCTCGCGCATCGTGCCGCTGTTGCTCGAGACGATTGCCTTCATGCTCAGCGGCATTCTGACTCCCTATCTGAGTCACGACTGGGAAGCCGGGCGGTTCCGCGAGGTATCCGCCCGCTCGAACCTGTCGATCAAGCTCAGCTCGCTGGGCCTGATGGTCGGCGGCCTGGGCATTCTGCTGATGTCGGGACCGTTGTTCGAGATCGCCTTCGAGAACAAGTACGCGCTCGGCAAGGCGATCTTGCCGATGACGCTGGCCTATTGCTGCTGGTTCGGCCTGACGACAATCGTGCAGTCGTATTTGTGGTGCGCGGAGCGCGCCCGCCAGGGAAGTCTCGCCCTGTTGGCCGGCCTGGTCGTGAACGTGGTGTTGAACTTCGCCTGGCTGCCGGTGTACGGGTTGTGGGGGGCCGTGCTGGCCACCTTCATCGGGAACTTCATCACGCTGAGCCTGGTCTACAGCTTTGCCTTGCTGCACCGGCTCTCGTTCGATCCCGGCACGGCCATATTGCTCGCCGCGCCGGGCGTCTTCGCCTTGGGTGTCTGGCCCACGCTGGCCGTGCTGCTGGGACTGGCGATCGCCATCGCCTGCGGCAAGCTCGTGCGACGAGACGAGCAGGCCCAGTTGATTGCCTTCGCACGGCAGTATCTCGACCGCGTCCCCTACCTGCGTCGCTCGCTCACGAATCCAAGTTGA
- a CDS encoding polysaccharide deacetylase family protein, with protein sequence MPIWKRLLLELYYHGSMPYRRRRNRRLAETGRAPVVVLVYHRVADDAANLWTRPNRLFEQEIRWLKRHCELVSLEEAQRRIRLRMNHEPCVSITFDDGYADNCRHALPLLVAERVPCTYFVTTKQVLEGVPFEHDLRMGNNLAPNTIEELRALAAAGIEIGAHTRTHADLGGTSDSAVLQDEVVTAGEELQAALGKPVRYFAFPYGQHRNLNAAAFHIAYEAGYEAACSAYGGYNYPGDDAFHIQRIGVDGPTIRLRNWIAGDPVKERRTRRFFYGVDASRRLPTGVAQS encoded by the coding sequence CGCCTGGCCGAGACGGGTCGCGCGCCGGTCGTCGTGCTCGTCTACCACCGCGTGGCCGATGACGCCGCGAACCTGTGGACGCGCCCGAATCGTCTCTTCGAGCAGGAGATTCGCTGGCTGAAGCGCCACTGCGAGCTTGTCTCGCTCGAAGAGGCACAGCGCCGCATCCGCTTGCGGATGAATCACGAGCCTTGCGTGAGCATCACCTTCGACGACGGCTATGCCGACAATTGCCGCCACGCGCTCCCCCTGCTCGTCGCCGAGCGCGTCCCCTGCACCTACTTCGTCACCACGAAGCAGGTGCTCGAAGGGGTCCCCTTCGAGCACGATCTGCGCATGGGCAATAACCTGGCGCCGAACACCATCGAGGAACTGCGGGCACTGGCAGCGGCGGGGATCGAAATCGGTGCCCATACCCGCACCCACGCCGACTTGGGGGGCACCTCCGATTCGGCCGTGCTGCAGGACGAGGTCGTCACGGCGGGTGAAGAACTGCAAGCGGCGCTCGGCAAGCCCGTGCGCTACTTCGCCTTCCCCTACGGTCAGCATCGCAACCTGAACGCCGCCGCCTTCCATATCGCTTACGAGGCGGGCTACGAAGCGGCCTGTTCGGCCTACGGCGGCTACAACTATCCCGGCGACGATGCCTTCCACATTCAACGCATCGGCGTCGACGGTCCCACGATCCGCCTGCGCAACTGGATCGCGGGGGACCCGGTCAAAGAACGTCGCACGCGGCGCTTCTTCTATGGCGTCGACGCCTCGCGCCGACTGCCGACAGGAGTGGCGCAGTCTTGA